In Bos indicus x Bos taurus breed Angus x Brahman F1 hybrid chromosome 21, Bos_hybrid_MaternalHap_v2.0, whole genome shotgun sequence, one DNA window encodes the following:
- the ODF3L1 gene encoding outer dense fiber protein 3-like protein 1: MKLPKGVKNPVFYGQQPEKKVPVSSGHEIKQTPVVLAMLKGPGPAKYLRPSCTGYIDHDVSMFQEPAYTLHARHPEKRIMDIRSPGPCYFLDPKITRFGMVSCPQVPMAEHISNLRLSPTPAPCHYHLEKTHLPGERRAPGYSFGFRCPYRVMDPNPGPNRYQMPLLLGPNLPANKAAPCYSLAPLDKNWFYKNMSRGPGPAAHTRPEPSVYQNRSPVYSMAKRFGYPVDHTPRPGPGSHNVQQVRAHKPRPPAFTMGIKHSPHLCPLIVDIRD, encoded by the exons ATGAAACTGCCCAAGGGTGTCAAGAACCCTGTGTTCTATGGGCAGCAGCCAGAGAAAAAGGTGCCAGTGTCCTCAGGGCACGAGATAAAGCAGACCCCTGTGGTCCTGGCGATGCTCAAAG GTCCGGGGCCTGCCAAGTACCTCCGGCCATCCTGCACGGGCTACATAGACCATGACGTCTCCATGTTCCAGGAGCCGGCCTATACCCTGCATGCCCGGCACCCGGAGAAGC GGATCATGGACATACGTAGCCCCGGGCCTTGCTATTTCTTGGATCCTAAGATAACTCGGTTTGGGATGGTCAGCTGTCCTCAGGTTCCCATGGCAGAGCACATCTCTAACCTGC GTCTGAGccccaccccggccccctgcCATTACCACCTAGAGAAGACCCACCTGCCTGGGGAACGCAGGGCTCCTGGGTACTCCTTTGGCTTCCGGTGCCCATACCGAGTGATGGACCCCAATCCGGGCCCCAACCGGTACCAGATGCCACTCCTGCTGGGGCCCAACCTCCCGGCCAACAAAGCTGCTCCTTGCTATAGCTTGGCCCCCTTGGACAAGAACTGGTTCTACAAGAATATGTCAAGAGGCCCCGGACCGGCCGCACACACCCGGCCAGAGCCGTCCGTCTATCAGAACCGCAGCCCTGTCTATAGCATGGCCAAACGCTTTGGCTACCCGGTGGACCACACACCTCGGCCTGGCCCCGGCTCCCACAATGTCCAGCAGGTCAGGGCACACAAGCCCCGCCCGCCTGCTTTCACCATGGGCATCAAGCACTCGCCCCACCTATGCCCGCTGATCGTCGACATTCGTGACTGA